In Streptomyces sp. NBC_00414, a single window of DNA contains:
- a CDS encoding cold-shock protein, which translates to MATGTVKWFNSEKGFGFIEQDGGGADVFAHYSNIATSGFRELQEGQKVSFDVTQGQKGPQAENIVPA; encoded by the coding sequence ATGGCTACTGGCACCGTGAAGTGGTTCAACAGCGAAAAGGGCTTCGGCTTCATCGAGCAGGACGGCGGCGGCGCCGACGTCTTCGCCCACTACTCCAACATCGCCACCTCTGGCTTCCGTGAGCTGCAGGAGGGCCAGAAGGTCTCCTTCGACGTCACGCAGGGCCAGAAGGGCCCGCAGGCGGAGAACATCGTTCCCGCCTAA
- a CDS encoding LAETG motif-containing sortase-dependent surface protein, with product MSARRSLLTATAAGTLLGALWFVPSANATDDKPAQHRTQTTTTTVVRTAAHTSTDTSGEAATEETGTTEDTATEETRTRLADTGSFDTTPYVAGGTLFLALGAGFVVYSVRRERMTEF from the coding sequence GTGTCCGCACGTCGATCGTTGCTGACCGCCACCGCCGCGGGGACCCTCCTGGGTGCCCTGTGGTTCGTCCCGTCCGCCAACGCGACGGACGACAAGCCGGCGCAGCACAGAACACAGACGACGACCACGACGGTGGTCCGCACCGCGGCACACACCTCCACGGACACGTCCGGGGAGGCCGCCACAGAGGAAACCGGTACGACCGAGGACACGGCCACCGAGGAGACCCGGACCCGCCTGGCCGACACGGGAAGCTTCGACACGACCCCGTACGTGGCGGGCGGCACGCTGTTCCTGGCCCTGGGGGCCGGGTTCGTCGTCTACTCCGTCCGCAGAGAGCGCATGACGGAGTTCTGA
- a CDS encoding DEAD/DEAH box helicase, whose product MTRSERPERPTGGRPANSRGSRGSRGTRGGGQAATANGGGRNVRKKPIAQVAPPREFTLPQTLTPALPSVESFDALDMPAALGKTLSAQGVTDPFPIQGATLPNSLAGRDILGRGRTGSGKTLAFGLALLARTAGRRAEPKAPLALVLVPTRELAQQVTDALTPYATAVNLRLATVVGGLSIGKQSALLRRGAEVLVATPGRLKDLIDRGDCTLAQVSITVLDEADQMADMGFMPQVTALLNQVEPDGQRMLFSATLDKNIDKLVRMYLTDPVVHSVDPSAGAVTTMEHHVLHVADETDKKAVAMRIAARDGRVLLFVDTKRSADRFTKRLLASGVRASALHGGRSQPQRTRTLDQFKTGLVTALVATNVAARGIHVDDLDLVVNVDPPTDHKDYLHRGGRTARAGESGSVVTLVLPEQKRDMTQLMANAGISPHTARVRSSDEELVRITGAREPSGVPVVIPVPEPTVAQPSQGKSRARRGGGGGGGGRGAAAAGTRSSGTRSGGGAARTGSGAGGASRGRGAAAGRTRGGQQGGGRRSA is encoded by the coding sequence ATGACTCGATCCGAACGTCCTGAACGACCCACCGGCGGGCGACCGGCGAATTCCCGGGGTTCTCGCGGCTCTCGTGGCACACGTGGCGGAGGCCAGGCGGCCACCGCGAACGGCGGCGGCAGAAACGTACGCAAGAAGCCGATCGCGCAGGTCGCCCCGCCGCGCGAGTTCACCCTGCCGCAGACGCTCACGCCCGCACTGCCCTCCGTCGAGTCCTTCGACGCGCTGGACATGCCGGCCGCGCTCGGCAAGACGCTCAGCGCCCAGGGTGTCACCGACCCCTTCCCGATCCAGGGCGCGACGCTGCCCAACTCCCTCGCCGGACGCGACATCCTCGGCCGGGGCCGCACCGGCTCGGGCAAGACCCTCGCCTTCGGCCTCGCGCTGCTCGCCCGCACGGCCGGCCGGCGCGCCGAGCCCAAGGCGCCGCTCGCGCTCGTCCTGGTGCCCACGCGTGAACTCGCGCAGCAGGTCACCGACGCACTCACGCCGTACGCCACGGCCGTGAACCTGAGGCTCGCGACGGTCGTCGGCGGGCTCTCCATCGGTAAGCAGTCCGCTCTGCTGCGGCGCGGTGCCGAGGTGCTCGTCGCCACGCCGGGACGTCTCAAGGACCTGATAGACCGGGGCGACTGCACCCTCGCGCAGGTGAGCATCACCGTCCTCGACGAGGCCGACCAGATGGCCGACATGGGGTTCATGCCCCAGGTGACGGCGCTCCTCAACCAGGTCGAGCCGGACGGCCAGCGCATGCTGTTCTCGGCGACGCTGGACAAGAACATCGACAAGCTCGTGCGGATGTACCTCACGGACCCCGTCGTGCACTCCGTCGACCCCTCGGCCGGCGCGGTGACGACGATGGAGCACCACGTGCTGCACGTCGCCGACGAGACGGACAAGAAGGCCGTCGCGATGCGGATCGCCGCCCGTGACGGGCGCGTGCTCCTCTTCGTCGACACCAAGCGCTCGGCGGACCGCTTCACCAAGCGGCTGCTCGCGAGCGGCGTACGGGCCTCCGCGCTGCACGGCGGGCGTTCCCAGCCGCAGCGCACCCGCACGCTCGACCAGTTCAAGACCGGTCTGGTGACCGCACTCGTCGCGACCAACGTGGCGGCGCGCGGGATCCACGTCGACGACCTCGACCTCGTCGTGAACGTCGACCCGCCGACCGACCACAAGGACTACCTGCACCGCGGCGGCCGTACGGCCCGGGCGGGAGAGTCCGGCAGCGTCGTCACGCTGGTCCTGCCGGAGCAGAAGCGGGACATGACCCAGCTGATGGCCAACGCGGGGATCAGCCCGCACACGGCCCGCGTCAGGTCCAGCGACGAGGAACTCGTACGGATCACCGGCGCGCGCGAGCCGTCCGGGGTCCCGGTCGTCATCCCCGTGCCGGAGCCCACGGTCGCCCAGCCGTCGCAGGGGAAGTCCCGTGCACGGCGTGGCGGTGGCGGAGGCGGGGGTGGCCGCGGGGCGGCTGCCGCCGGTACCCGGTCCTCCGGTACGCGGTCCGGTGGCGGCGCTGCTCGCACCGGGTCCGGCGCCGGGGGCGCGTCCCGTGGACGTGGGGCCGCCGCGGGGCGTACGCGCGGTGGGCAGCAGGGTGGCGGGCGCAGGTCCGCCTGA
- a CDS encoding helix-turn-helix transcriptional regulator has protein sequence MDEQPSQEPTGGPGQEPGRRLDRRAELSEFLRTRRARLKPEDVGLPDFGRHRRVPGLRREELAQLAGVSVAYYTRLEQGNGRNVSTEVLDAIARALQLSGAEHAHLTHLAKPKQHKKKVSARPQQVRVPLRQLIDTFDSVPAYVVGRRSDILVWNRMSAAVFGDWSQMPAQERNWARMVFLRPEFRELFVEWEQKASDMVSFLRMDAGCHPDDPRLSALVGELSVKSEEFRRLWATHDVKEKSHGVKRLHHPLVGELTLSFETFKLVDDEELSMVTYHAEPGSPSAEALRLLASWGTDAVQAGSSAPRA, from the coding sequence ATGGACGAACAGCCCTCTCAGGAGCCCACCGGCGGACCCGGACAGGAACCGGGGCGGCGGCTGGACCGGCGTGCCGAGCTCAGTGAGTTCCTGCGCACCCGCCGGGCGCGGCTGAAGCCGGAGGACGTGGGGCTGCCGGACTTCGGGCGGCACCGCCGGGTGCCGGGGCTGCGCCGCGAGGAGCTGGCGCAGCTGGCCGGGGTCTCCGTGGCGTACTACACCCGCCTTGAGCAGGGCAACGGGCGGAACGTGTCGACGGAGGTGCTCGACGCCATCGCGCGCGCTCTGCAGCTGAGCGGGGCCGAGCACGCGCATCTCACGCATCTCGCGAAGCCGAAGCAGCACAAGAAGAAGGTGTCGGCCCGGCCGCAGCAGGTGCGGGTGCCGCTGCGGCAGCTGATCGACACCTTCGACAGCGTGCCCGCGTACGTGGTGGGGCGGCGCTCCGACATCCTCGTGTGGAACCGGATGTCCGCGGCCGTGTTCGGGGACTGGTCGCAGATGCCCGCGCAGGAGCGGAACTGGGCGCGGATGGTGTTTCTCCGGCCCGAGTTCCGCGAGCTGTTCGTGGAGTGGGAGCAGAAGGCGTCCGACATGGTGAGTTTTCTGCGTATGGACGCGGGGTGCCATCCGGACGATCCTCGGCTGTCGGCTCTGGTCGGGGAGCTGTCCGTGAAGAGTGAGGAGTTCCGGCGGCTGTGGGCGACGCATGACGTCAAGGAGAAGAGTCACGGGGTGAAGCGGCTGCATCATCCTCTGGTCGGTGAGCTGACGCTCTCCTTCGAGACGTTCAAGCTCGTCGACGACGAGGAGTTGTCGATGGTCACGTACCACGCGGAGCCGGGGTCGCCCTCGGCGGAGGCACTCCGCTTGCTGGCCAGCTGGGGAACGGACGCCGTCCAGGCGGGTTCGTCGGCGCCGCGAGCGTAG
- a CDS encoding ABC transporter ATP-binding protein codes for MYELRGITKQYKRGKETVHALAGVDLTIADGDRLVIQGPTGGGKSTLLQMLGGLDRPTSGSIELDGTDLARLSETKLTNVRSENIGFVFQSFNLIPTLTAQENVETALVPLKVKVRERRERAAAALESVGLAERAGHLPAELSGGQQQRVAIARALVKQPKVLLADEPTGNLDESMRDEIMDVLETMWKEHGLTFIMVTHDSALAKKAPRVATIRKGKITVKENANS; via the coding sequence GTGTACGAACTAAGAGGCATCACCAAGCAGTACAAGCGGGGCAAGGAGACCGTGCACGCTCTCGCGGGCGTGGACCTGACCATCGCGGACGGCGACCGCCTGGTCATCCAGGGCCCCACCGGCGGCGGCAAGTCCACCCTCCTCCAGATGCTCGGCGGCCTCGACCGCCCCACCTCCGGATCCATAGAACTCGACGGAACAGATCTCGCCAGATTGTCCGAGACCAAACTGACGAACGTCCGCAGCGAGAACATCGGATTCGTTTTCCAGAGTTTCAATCTCATTCCCACCCTCACGGCCCAGGAGAACGTGGAGACCGCCCTCGTACCGCTGAAGGTGAAGGTGAGGGAACGCCGGGAGAGGGCCGCCGCCGCGCTGGAGTCGGTGGGGCTCGCCGAGCGGGCCGGGCATCTGCCCGCCGAGCTCTCCGGAGGCCAGCAGCAGCGCGTCGCCATCGCCCGTGCCCTGGTCAAGCAGCCGAAGGTGCTGCTCGCCGACGAACCGACCGGCAACCTCGACGAGTCCATGCGCGACGAGATCATGGACGTACTCGAAACCATGTGGAAGGAGCACGGGCTCACTTTCATCATGGTCACGCACGATTCCGCGCTCGCGAAAAAGGCCCCGAGGGTCGCCACGATCCGGAAGGGGAAGATCACCGTCAAGGAAAACGCCAACTCTTGA
- a CDS encoding ABC transporter permease: protein MFFTYLRRELRRRRKAALVVASGLALGIALVIVVSSVSSGMEKAQGKVLQSLYGLGTDMTVTKAAQARSSTGERPRFQFDARDGDSDEEQSSDRVMVQGFQTLASSTVSEVDTQEGVSDAVGGLSLQVIKVSGQFQRGEFRQDQQQGGGGGNQQGGGPGAQQSPQGRVEGGGADFDVNNYSVYGTDVTKPALGPLTSSKITSGRTFKTSETDAKVVVADKSYAKEKKLALGDTVTVKSVKYKVIGIATPDSGDAAANLYIPLRQAQTLSDSKNKVTTIYVQASDSQQIDAVKSTIQKNISGTTVTTSADLADTVSGSLSTASDLASNVGKWLSIAVLVAAFLVAGLLTSSAVSRRVREFGTLKALGWKSGRVTRQVVGEAVVNGLVGGVLGIALGLGGAYAVTAISPTLQAELASTGGGMGGPGGGGGPGGGGMGGPARQAASKALDVTLTAPVALDTIAIAVGLAVAGGLIAGAFGGWRASRLRPADALRRVE, encoded by the coding sequence ATGTTCTTCACCTATCTGAGGCGCGAACTGCGCCGCCGCAGAAAGGCGGCGCTCGTCGTCGCCTCCGGACTCGCCCTGGGCATCGCCCTGGTCATCGTGGTCAGCTCCGTGTCGTCCGGCATGGAGAAGGCGCAGGGCAAGGTCCTCCAGTCGCTGTACGGGCTGGGCACGGACATGACGGTCACCAAGGCGGCCCAGGCCCGGTCGAGCACGGGTGAGCGCCCGCGCTTCCAGTTCGACGCCCGGGACGGTGACTCCGACGAGGAGCAGAGCAGCGACCGCGTCATGGTGCAGGGCTTCCAGACCCTGGCGTCGAGCACGGTCTCCGAGGTCGACACGCAGGAGGGCGTCTCGGACGCCGTCGGCGGGCTCAGCCTCCAGGTCATCAAGGTCAGCGGCCAGTTCCAGCGGGGCGAGTTCCGGCAGGACCAGCAGCAGGGCGGGGGCGGCGGCAACCAGCAGGGCGGCGGCCCCGGTGCCCAGCAGTCCCCGCAGGGCCGGGTCGAGGGCGGCGGCGCCGACTTCGACGTCAACAACTACTCGGTCTACGGCACGGACGTCACCAAGCCCGCGCTGGGCCCGCTGACCTCCTCGAAGATCACCAGCGGCCGTACCTTCAAGACCTCCGAGACCGACGCGAAAGTCGTGGTCGCCGACAAGTCCTACGCCAAGGAGAAGAAGCTCGCACTCGGTGACACCGTCACCGTCAAGAGCGTCAAGTACAAGGTCATCGGCATCGCGACCCCCGACAGCGGTGACGCGGCGGCCAACCTGTACATCCCGCTCAGGCAGGCGCAGACGCTCAGCGACTCCAAGAACAAGGTCACCACGATCTACGTCCAGGCGTCCGACTCGCAGCAGATCGACGCCGTCAAGTCGACCATCCAGAAGAACATCTCGGGTACGACGGTGACGACGTCGGCCGACCTCGCCGACACGGTCTCCGGGTCGCTGTCCACCGCCTCCGACCTCGCCTCGAACGTGGGCAAGTGGCTGTCGATCGCGGTGCTCGTGGCCGCGTTCCTGGTCGCCGGACTGCTCACCTCGTCCGCGGTCTCGCGCCGCGTCCGCGAGTTCGGCACGCTGAAGGCGCTCGGCTGGAAGTCCGGCCGGGTCACCCGGCAGGTCGTCGGCGAGGCCGTCGTCAACGGGCTCGTCGGCGGCGTCCTCGGTATCGCCCTCGGCCTCGGCGGCGCGTACGCCGTCACCGCGATCAGCCCGACCCTCCAGGCCGAACTCGCCTCCACGGGCGGGGGCATGGGCGGCCCCGGCGGCGGTGGAGGCCCCGGTGGCGGCGGCATGGGCGGCCCGGCCCGCCAGGCGGCGTCCAAGGCCCTCGACGTGACGCTCACGGCACCCGTCGCCCTCGACACGATCGCGATCGCGGTGGGCCTCGCGGTGGCCGGCGGCCTCATCGCCGGCGCGTTCGGCGGCTGGCGGGCCTCCCGCCTCCGCCCGGCGGACGCCCTGCGCAGGGTCGAGTAG
- a CDS encoding L,D-transpeptidase gives MEKRVMTDSKRRKGLTVASALLGGVLMLSACSGGGGDNPKGDDEGDGSSQSKVDEAAAKKTSEAQIKITPKDGSDNASINSAAAVTVTKGTLTDVTMKTAEGAAVEGEISADKKTWKPSAQLERATAYKIAATAKDSDGRAAHENASFTTVSPANSFIGNFTPEDGSTVGVGMPVSINFDKAITNKADVQKGITVSSTSGQDVVGHWFNANRLDFRPEEYWKGNSTVTLKLKLDGVEGAEGVYGVQQKTVTFKIGRDQVSIVDAKTKTMKVTQNGKTIRTIPISAGSPENKTYQGQMVISEKFKETRMNGATVGFTDDDGKGEYDIKDVPHAMRLSNSGTFIHGNYWGAKSIFGSVNTSHGCVGLSDTKGANDTNSPGGWFYSHSIVGDVVDVRNTGDKTVAPDNGLNGWNLDWAAWKAGSAV, from the coding sequence ATGGAGAAGCGTGTGATGACGGACAGTAAGCGGCGCAAGGGCCTGACGGTCGCGTCCGCACTGCTCGGCGGGGTGCTGATGCTCTCTGCGTGCAGCGGAGGGGGCGGCGACAACCCCAAGGGCGACGACGAAGGTGACGGCTCCTCGCAGTCCAAGGTCGACGAGGCGGCGGCGAAGAAGACGTCCGAGGCCCAGATCAAGATCACGCCCAAGGACGGGTCCGACAACGCCTCCATCAACAGCGCGGCCGCGGTCACTGTGACCAAGGGCACACTGACGGATGTGACCATGAAGACGGCGGAGGGTGCCGCCGTCGAGGGCGAGATATCCGCGGACAAGAAGACCTGGAAGCCCAGCGCTCAGCTGGAGCGCGCCACCGCCTACAAGATCGCCGCGACGGCCAAGGACTCGGACGGCCGCGCCGCCCACGAGAACGCGTCGTTCACGACGGTCTCCCCGGCCAACAGCTTCATCGGCAACTTCACGCCCGAGGACGGTTCCACCGTCGGCGTCGGCATGCCGGTCTCGATCAACTTCGACAAGGCGATCACGAACAAGGCGGACGTCCAGAAGGGCATCACCGTCTCCTCCACCAGCGGCCAGGATGTCGTCGGCCACTGGTTCAACGCCAACCGCCTGGACTTCCGCCCCGAGGAGTACTGGAAGGGCAACTCCACCGTCACCCTGAAGCTGAAGCTCGACGGTGTGGAGGGTGCCGAGGGCGTGTACGGCGTGCAGCAGAAGACGGTCACCTTCAAGATCGGCCGCGACCAGGTCTCGATCGTCGACGCCAAGACCAAGACGATGAAGGTCACGCAGAACGGCAAGACGATCCGCACCATCCCGATCTCGGCGGGCTCGCCCGAGAACAAGACGTACCAGGGCCAGATGGTGATCTCCGAGAAGTTCAAGGAGACCCGGATGAACGGCGCCACCGTCGGCTTCACGGACGACGACGGCAAGGGCGAGTACGACATCAAGGACGTCCCGCACGCGATGCGGCTGTCGAACTCCGGCACCTTCATCCACGGCAACTACTGGGGCGCCAAGTCCATCTTCGGCAGCGTCAACACCAGCCACGGCTGCGTGGGCCTGTCGGACACCAAGGGCGCCAACGACACGAACTCCCCGGGCGGTTGGTTCTACAGCCACTCGATCGTCGGTGACGTCGTGGACGTGCGGAACACCGGTGACAAGACCGTCGCCCCGGACAACGGCCTCAACGGCTGGAACCTGGACTGGGCGGCGTGGAAGGCCGGTTCGGCCGTCTGA
- a CDS encoding S8 family peptidase: MKRACAATIAAAAAVALAAGMTSPASAEAERTAGDQAVQTTPKHRVTLITGDRVVVDGKGRVIGLERAKGREGIPVQIRKADGHTLVVPADAARLIAGGKLDQRLFDVTELNKSANRKAQEQGLKLIVGYRGAAAAAKADVREAGDTKVRRTLKSLNADAVLTPKGDAPDLWAAVTDTRAGGARTASGIAHVWLDGVRKASLDKSVKQIGADKAWAAGYDGKGIKVAVLDTGVDATHDDLKNQVVAAKNFSAAADATDKYGHGTHVASIVAGTGAKSAGKYKGVAPGAKLLNGKVLDDNGYGDDSGILAGMDWAAEQGADVVNLSLGGGDTPDIDPLEAQVNKLSKEKGILFAIAAGNDGDFGEQTIGSPGSAEAALTVGAVDDADKLASFSSRGPGLDGQIKPDVTAPGVDITAASAPGSVIAKEVGEKPAGYVTISGTSMATPHVAGAAAILKQQHPGWTYTELKGALTGSAKGGKYTPFQQGSGRIQVGEAIKQTVVAEPSSVSFGVQQWPHTDDTPVTEKVTYRNLGTADVTLNLAVTATDPKGQAAPAGFFTLGAKTLTVPAGGTASADLTVNSKLGGTVDGAYSAYVTATGGGQSVRTAAAVQREVESYDVTLKFIDRDGNPAKEYNTNLAGVSGLAQEKWYSPYDASGTVKVRVPKGGYILDSAFFVDPEDFGKGTDWVAQPKLSIDKSATITVDARTAKPVDITVPDAAVKSEFASADYTVDAGNGSYSFGWWLDTYTNFRAAHAGPQITDGTLYQQWDGHWAKPAEEYDTTAGAKVKQLATGYTKHYKASELATVKTGLGASSSGKKGAITAWGSLPGSSGSSAIGIQQTLPGTRTVHLSTAGGVKWNLDFEQHGGLDEWGFPIVEAFYTLGTPQTLGAGKSYEKTFNTAVFGPRLSSSFGLYREGNGIYGYLPLFADGKTHAGSSLYSSVTTTLYRNGAKVGSNSDPLVGDGIFKVPAGDASYKLTTSVKRTVKVAAASTRVDASWTFRSKKADLAKLPASSIRFDAAVGLDSRAPADKKVSVPVTVQGSAAGSNLKSLAVYVSYDYGQTWKKVTVKNGKIAITNPAKGKGISFHAKIADKKGNKSTISIYNAYYGK, translated from the coding sequence GTGAAGAGAGCGTGCGCGGCCACGATCGCCGCGGCAGCGGCCGTGGCCCTGGCGGCGGGCATGACCAGCCCGGCGTCGGCGGAGGCCGAGCGTACGGCCGGTGACCAGGCCGTACAGACCACGCCCAAGCACCGCGTCACCCTGATCACCGGCGACCGTGTCGTCGTCGACGGCAAGGGCCGCGTCATCGGCCTGGAGCGGGCCAAGGGCCGCGAGGGGATACCCGTCCAGATCCGCAAGGCCGACGGGCACACCCTCGTCGTGCCGGCCGACGCGGCACGGCTGATAGCCGGCGGCAAGCTCGACCAGCGGCTCTTCGACGTCACCGAACTCAACAAGTCGGCCAACCGCAAGGCCCAGGAGCAGGGCCTCAAGCTGATCGTCGGCTACCGCGGCGCGGCCGCGGCGGCGAAGGCGGACGTCCGCGAAGCCGGCGACACCAAGGTCCGCAGGACCCTCAAGTCGCTGAACGCGGACGCGGTGCTGACGCCCAAGGGCGACGCGCCCGACCTGTGGGCCGCGGTCACCGACACGCGGGCGGGCGGCGCGAGGACCGCCTCCGGCATAGCCCACGTCTGGCTCGACGGGGTCCGCAAGGCCAGCCTCGACAAGTCCGTCAAGCAGATCGGCGCCGACAAGGCGTGGGCCGCGGGCTACGACGGCAAGGGCATCAAGGTCGCAGTCCTCGACACCGGTGTCGACGCGACCCACGACGACCTCAAGAACCAGGTCGTCGCCGCGAAGAACTTCTCCGCCGCCGCCGACGCGACCGACAAGTACGGCCACGGCACACACGTCGCGTCCATCGTGGCCGGTACGGGTGCCAAGTCGGCCGGCAAGTACAAGGGCGTCGCGCCCGGTGCCAAGCTGCTCAACGGCAAGGTGCTCGACGACAACGGCTACGGCGACGACTCCGGCATCCTCGCCGGGATGGACTGGGCGGCCGAGCAGGGCGCCGACGTCGTGAACCTCAGCCTGGGCGGCGGGGACACCCCCGACATCGACCCCCTTGAGGCACAGGTCAACAAGCTGTCCAAGGAGAAGGGCATCCTCTTCGCCATCGCCGCGGGCAACGACGGCGACTTCGGCGAGCAGACGATCGGCTCGCCGGGCAGCGCGGAGGCCGCGCTCACCGTGGGCGCCGTCGACGACGCGGACAAGCTGGCCTCGTTCTCCAGCAGGGGCCCCGGTCTCGACGGGCAGATCAAGCCCGACGTGACCGCGCCCGGCGTGGACATCACGGCCGCCTCGGCCCCGGGCAGCGTCATAGCCAAGGAGGTCGGCGAGAAGCCGGCCGGCTATGTGACCATCTCGGGTACGTCGATGGCGACCCCGCATGTCGCGGGCGCCGCGGCGATCCTGAAGCAGCAGCACCCCGGCTGGACGTACACCGAGCTCAAGGGCGCGCTGACCGGCTCGGCGAAGGGCGGCAAGTACACGCCGTTCCAGCAGGGTTCGGGCCGGATCCAGGTCGGCGAGGCCATCAAGCAGACCGTGGTCGCCGAACCGTCCTCGGTGAGCTTCGGCGTCCAGCAGTGGCCGCACACCGACGACACCCCGGTCACCGAGAAGGTCACATACCGCAACCTCGGGACGGCCGACGTCACGCTGAACCTCGCCGTGACGGCCACCGACCCGAAGGGGCAGGCCGCACCGGCCGGCTTCTTCACGCTCGGCGCCAAGACGCTGACCGTTCCGGCGGGCGGCACGGCCTCCGCCGACCTCACGGTCAACAGCAAGCTCGGCGGTACGGTCGACGGCGCCTACTCCGCGTACGTGACCGCCACCGGTGGCGGCCAGAGCGTACGCACGGCGGCGGCGGTGCAGCGCGAGGTGGAGTCGTACGACGTCACCCTCAAGTTCATCGACCGTGACGGCAACCCGGCGAAGGAGTACAACACCAACCTCGCCGGTGTCTCCGGGCTCGCCCAGGAGAAGTGGTACTCGCCCTACGACGCGTCCGGCACCGTCAAGGTCCGCGTGCCCAAGGGCGGTTACATCCTCGACTCGGCGTTCTTCGTCGACCCGGAGGACTTCGGCAAGGGCACCGACTGGGTGGCCCAGCCGAAGCTGAGCATCGACAAGAGCGCCACCATCACGGTGGACGCGCGGACCGCCAAGCCGGTGGACATCACCGTGCCCGACGCGGCGGTGAAGTCGGAGTTCGCCTCCGCCGACTACACGGTGGACGCCGGCAACGGCAGCTACTCGTTCGGCTGGTGGCTGGACACGTACACCAACTTCCGTGCCGCGCACGCGGGTCCGCAGATCACGGACGGCACGCTGTACCAGCAGTGGGACGGCCACTGGGCCAAGCCCGCCGAGGAGTACGACACCACCGCCGGAGCCAAGGTCAAGCAGCTCGCCACCGGCTACACCAAGCACTACAAGGCGAGCGAACTGGCCACGGTGAAGACCGGTCTGGGCGCCTCGTCGAGCGGCAAGAAGGGCGCGATCACCGCCTGGGGCAGCCTGCCCGGCAGCTCCGGCTCCTCCGCGATCGGTATCCAGCAGACGCTGCCCGGCACGCGGACGGTGCACCTGTCCACCGCGGGCGGGGTCAAGTGGAACCTCGACTTCGAGCAGCACGGCGGGCTCGACGAGTGGGGCTTCCCGATCGTCGAGGCCTTCTACACGCTCGGCACCCCGCAGACCCTCGGCGCGGGCAAGAGCTACGAGAAGACCTTCAACACGGCGGTCTTCGGCCCGCGCCTCTCCTCCTCCTTCGGGCTCTACCGCGAGGGCAACGGCATCTACGGCTACCTGCCGCTGTTCGCCGACGGCAAGACCCACGCCGGCTCCTCGCTCTACTCGTCGGTCACCACGACCCTCTACCGCAACGGCGCCAAGGTCGGCTCGAACAGCGACCCGCTGGTCGGGGACGGCATCTTCAAGGTTCCGGCCGGTGACGCCTCGTACAAGCTGACCACCTCGGTCAAGCGGACCGTCAAGGTCGCCGCGGCCTCCACCCGCGTCGACGCCAGCTGGACCTTCCGCTCCAAGAAGGCCGACCTGGCCAAGCTGCCCGCGTCCTCGATCCGCTTCGACGCGGCCGTGGGCCTGGACAGCAGGGCACCGGCGGACAAGAAGGTCTCCGTCCCGGTGACCGTCCAGGGCTCGGCAGCGGGCTCGAACCTGAAGTCCCTGGCGGTGTACGTGTCGTACGACTACGGCCAGACCTGGAAGAAGGTCACCGTCAAGAACGGCAAGATCGCGATCACCAACCCCGCCAAGGGCAAGGGCATCTCGTTCCACGCCAAGATCGCCGACAAGAAGGGCAACAAGTCGACGATCTCGATCTACAACGCGTACTACGGGAAGTGA
- a CDS encoding group II truncated hemoglobin, whose protein sequence is MTSHTVEYIRYLIPEQQSPQFLAAYTRATAHLAAAPQCVDYELARCEKDFEHFVLRITWTSTEDHVEGFRGSELFTDFIAEVGPFDGSIEEMRHYKPTTVRGTGAAVPTLYAWAGGAEAFTRLTEAFYAKVLKDDVLAPVFEGLAAEHASHVASWFGEVFGGPPAYSETQGGHGHMVAKHLGKGITEAQRRRWVNLLQDAADEAGLPTDAEFRSAFVAYAEWGTRLAVYFSGPDAVAPAEQAVPRWTWGSAPPYQG, encoded by the coding sequence ATGACCTCGCACACCGTTGAGTACATCCGCTACCTCATTCCCGAGCAGCAGTCGCCGCAGTTCCTCGCCGCGTACACCCGGGCCACCGCGCACCTCGCGGCGGCCCCGCAGTGCGTCGACTACGAGCTGGCCCGCTGCGAGAAGGACTTCGAGCACTTCGTGCTCCGCATCACCTGGACGTCCACCGAGGACCACGTCGAGGGCTTCCGCGGGTCCGAGCTCTTCACCGACTTCATCGCCGAGGTGGGCCCCTTCGACGGGTCCATCGAGGAGATGCGCCACTACAAACCGACGACGGTACGGGGCACGGGGGCGGCGGTGCCGACCCTGTACGCGTGGGCCGGGGGCGCCGAGGCCTTCACCCGGCTCACCGAGGCCTTCTACGCCAAGGTCCTCAAGGACGACGTCCTCGCCCCCGTCTTCGAAGGGCTCGCCGCCGAGCACGCGTCCCATGTCGCGTCCTGGTTCGGCGAGGTCTTCGGCGGGCCGCCCGCCTACTCCGAGACGCAGGGCGGACACGGCCACATGGTCGCCAAGCACCTGGGGAAGGGCATCACCGAGGCGCAGCGCCGGCGCTGGGTCAATCTGCTGCAGGACGCGGCGGACGAGGCGGGGCTGCCGACGGACGCCGAGTTCCGCTCGGCGTTCGTGGCGTACGCGGAGTGGGGGACGCGGTTGGCCGTGTACTTCTCCGGGCCGGACGCGGTGGCTCCTGCGGAGCAGGCGGTTCCGCGGTGGACGTGGGGTTCAGCTCCTCCGTACCAGGGCTGA